The genomic region CCATATTTCAAGCACCACAATCCCTTTGCTTACATGACGGACGTTCTGGGCTCAAGCTCACAGGCGGCGAACATAGTGCCGTTCACGCAGCTCGCCGCGGATGCGGCATCGGGATCGCTGCCCAGCTTCGGGTTCATTGCACCGAATGCCGAAAATGATTCGCACGACTGTCCCGCCGGCGGCTCGGCCTGCACTGATGCGGACAAATTGCTGGCCGCCGATACCTGGCTGAGAAACAATATTGATCCCCTCATCAACTCGGCAGCCGTCACCAACAGCGTTGTCATCATCGTCTTTGACGAGTCGCTGGATATTGACATCGTCAACGGCGGCGGCAAGGTGGCTATGGTGATGGCGGGCGCGCACGTAAAAACCGGGTTCCGCTCCATCACGTTTTACCAGCACCAGAGCACGTTGCGGCTGATCCTGGACCTGTTGCGGGTTGCCGATCATCCGGGCATCTCCGGCAACGCCGCAAGCATGCAGGAATTTTTTCAGTAGCTGATTATTTCACTAGATGACTAAAAGCCCGTGAACAACATCTTCCTGGGTTTTTGTTTGTGGACGAACGGCCGGTTCAGAAATTCCACGAACGGCGCCATCAGCTCAAAGTGCCGCGCCAACTCGGGCACAAGCTTCCGCGTGGTGAGCAGCTTGATGTCCAGGTCGGCCACCAGATGCCATTGGCGATGGCGCAACAGCGCTTCCGCGGGATGGTCCACGGGGAAGCCTTTGGGCATGCGGGTGAGCTGGCCGCCTTGCAGGCCGCCAAGAGCGCGCTTTAGCTTTTTGTCACGCAGGATTTGGTTGAATTCTTCATAGTGGTCGCGAAGAAGTGCGCGATAGGCCAGAAGTTCGTCGCGCTCCGGCGCCCACACGCCGCCGAAGACCAGCACTTCTTTGTCGGTGAAGTGGAAATAAAACACTGCGCCCTCACGCTTGACGGCCGTGTGCCGGGGGAAGATGGCCGAGATGTGCGTCTTGTACGGCGTCTTGTCCTTGGAAAAACGGGTGTCGCGATAGATGCGATAGACGGCTTTCTGCGGGGGCGTGACGTACTGCGGCGCAAAGCGCGCAAACTCCTCGTTCAATGCGCTGACCAACTCCAGCATGGGCTCTTTGATCAGAGCTTCGTATTTCTCTTTGCGCGGCTGGAACCACTCGCGCCGGTTGTTGCGCTTGAGCGCGCGCAGGAAAGCGAGAGCGTCGGGGGAGAAACCGGGGAAGGTCTTCATAGAAAAATCTTACCGCTGATGACACTGATGAACACTGATCAGCGCTGATTTCTGCAGGCAAGTCACGTCTTTATCTGTGTCATCCGTGTGAATCAGTGAATGTGCCGCCCCGCTGGGGCTCGTTAGTCTTTTCTCGTCTACCCAGGCCTTCGCACCCCATCACGCGCAAAACCGGCGCGCGCTGGGGACCCGCTTCGGCCTGGGCTAACTCATTTCGCGCCTACGGCGCTGGATGTTTTGAGCCAACAACTGTTGTTCGTCGTTAGCCACCATATTTGTGTGTGGCCAGCAGCTAGTGCCAGCTGCCAGTTGCTCTATTCCAATCCGCGTCATCCGCGTTCATCAGCGGTAAGATTTGTTGGTCAGGTTAACGAAACCGCCTTCTCCGCAATCAGTTTCTTCACCCGTTCCACGAACTGCGCCGCAGGTACCGTGCCTTCCGGCTGTTGCTGGCCGCGGACGCGCACGTTCACCGTGCCGGCTTCAGCTTCTTTTTCGCCGACCACGAGTAAGAACGGCACCTTCTGCATGGTCTGTTCGCGGACTTTGGCGTTCATCTTCTCGTTGCGGTCGTCCAGGTGAACGCGCACGCCGGCGTCTTTGAGCTGCTGGGTGACCTTCTGGGCATAGGCGGTGTGTTTTTCGCTGATGGGAATCACGGCCACCTGGACAGGCGATAGCCACACCGGAAATGCGCCAGCATAGTGTTCAATCAGCACGCCGAAGAACCGCTCAACCGACCCGAACAGGGCGCGGTGCACCATAAGCGGCTGTTTGCGCGATCCGTCTTCGGCCACGTACTCCAGGCCAAAGCGCTCCGGCAGATTGAAATCGAATTGCACGGTGGAGAGCTGCCACAGGCGGCCGATGGCGTCCACCAGCTTCACGTCAATCTTCGGTCCGTAGAACGCTGCTTCGCCAGGGATGGTCTTGTAGGGGATCTTCAAGTCCTTCAAGACTTTTTCCAGCGAATTGGTGGCCAGATTCCAGTTGTCGTCGCCCCCGACGAAGCTCTTCTTGTCCTTGGGGTCCCAGGTGCTCAGTTCCACGTGGAACTCGGTAAAACCAAACGTTTTCAACACGGCCAGAGCGAACTCAATGCAGCCAACGATTTCGCCTTCAATCTGCTCCGGGGTGCAGAAGATGTGGGCGTCATCCTGGGTGAAGCCGCGGACGCGCAGCAGACCGTGCATCACGCCCGACCGCTCGTAGCGATAGACGGTTCCGAGTTCGCCATAGCGCTGCGGCAGGTCGCGATACGAGCGCAACGTGTCTTTGTAGATCAGAATGTGCCCAGGGCAGTTCATCGGCTTCATGCGGTAATCGGCATCGTCCAATTTCATGGGCGTGAACATATTTTGGGCGTAGTAGCCCTCATGCCCGCTGGTCTGCCACAGATTGACCCGGAAGACATGCGGCGTATAGACCAGGTGGTAGCCGCGGGCCAGGTACTCATTCCGCATCCAGTCTTCCATCTCCTTGCGGATGAGGCCGCCCTTGGGATGCCAGAAGATCAGCCCTGGACCGGCGAGCTCCTGGATGCTGAACAGGTCCAGTTGCTGGCCGAGCAGGCGATGGTCGCGCTTTTTGGCTTCCTCAATGGCAGTGAGGTGTTGCTCGAGATCTTTCTTGTTGAAAAATGACGTGCCGTAGATGCGCTGGAGCTGGGGATTTTTCTCGTCGCCCAGCCAGTAGGCGCCGGCGATGCTGGTCAGCTTGAAGGCCTTGATGCGTCCGGTGGAAGGCACATGCGGGCCGCGGCAGAAGTCCACGAATTTGCCGTTGCGATAGGTGGATATCGGCTCGCCCGGCTTGGTGAACTGCTCAATGAAGTGGACCTTCATGAAGTCGCCTTCCGCGCGGAAGCGGTCCAGGCCTTCTTCGCGCGGGATGTACTCGCGTTCGAACTTTTCGTCGCGCTGGACGACCTGGGCCATGCGCTGCTCAATCTTCTCCAGGTCCTCAGGCGTGAACGGCGTGGGCCGATAAAAGTCGTAGAAGAAGCCGCTTTCGGTAGGCGGGCCGTGGCCGAGCTTGGTTTCCGGGAACAGCTCGAGCACCGCCGTCGCCAGGACGTGCGCGGAGGAATGGCGGAAGACTTCCAGGGCTTCAGGATCGCGATCGGTCAGCAAGCGGAGTTCAACGTCTTCTTCCAGCGGCTTGGTGAGATCGGCGAACTGCCATCCGTCTTTAGAGGTTTGGGCATGCATGCTGGCGGGAGATTTTGCGTCATCCGGTGATGGCGGCCCGCTCGCGCCGGCCTGGTCCGGGGCTGAGTGCTGATGGCTGACTGCTGACGGCTTTATTTTGGAGACGAGCGCGGCGTCGGCCAGGCGCGTGCCGATGGATTTGGCGATGTCCAGCGGCGTGGTGCCTTTGGGGACTTCTTTTTTGCTGCCGTCGGGCAGCGTGACTTGGATCATGGTTTGTGACATAGAAGATTGTGCGAATGCGGCCGGTTAGAGCTGCAAGGCTTAAACGTTCAAGTTTAACATTTGACGCGGGCACTCTGCGGGCAGGGAGACGTAGCGGTGCTACGTCTCTACGTTTAGGTTCTCGAGCCGTTCCGCGTATAGGTTTTTTAGCTGCGGAATGCAGAGATCGTTCAACTGCGCGACGCGACGCTACGCTACGCAGCGCGGCTTCGCTCACGATGACAATTCCGGAGGCATGCCGGGAGTCCACGAATTCCATGATTCCACTCCCTTGAGGGCCTAATCTGCGGTTAGAATCGTGTTTTCCCTAAGTCAGTCATGAAGGAGCCGTCGCCCACCGTGAGAAGAAACTGGATTCTGGTAGTGCTGGGGTTTGCCATCTTTGCCGCGGCGTTCTATCTGCCGGCCATCAAAGAAGTCTCGGCTTCGGCCAGCGACAAAGGCATTGTCGGCTACAAGTGCGCGATTCTCGCGCTGGAGCTGCCCTGGGGCAATGACGGGGCCAAGATTTTGCATGACTCGCCGGGGATGTACTTTTCCATCCTGATCAGCGGGTGGATCAATCCGGTATTTCTGATTGTCCTGGGCCTGGTGCTGATCAAACCTGGGTCGCGGGTCTTCTGGGCGTTGCGAGTCGTGGTGCTCCTGATGTTCATTGCTTGCTGGGTGGTTTTCATCCAGATGCACT from Terriglobia bacterium harbors:
- a CDS encoding alkaline phosphatase family protein, translated to MGSQIRYLTLSCFLLALTGCGSVSQVTGPGPSPTPTQAGPSVTVDHVFLVLLENHGYSQVIGSASMPYLNSLANQHALATNYFADTHPSLGNYFMLTVGNMETNPIVGDSFIGPVPDNNIARALTGAGKSWKAYMESLPSAGYTGGDVYPYFKHHNPFAYMTDVLGSSSQAANIVPFTQLAADAASGSLPSFGFIAPNAENDSHDCPAGGSACTDADKLLAADTWLRNNIDPLINSAAVTNSVVIIVFDESLDIDIVNGGGKVAMVMAGAHVKTGFRSITFYQHQSTLRLILDLLRVADHPGISGNAASMQEFFQ
- a CDS encoding DUF2461 domain-containing protein gives rise to the protein MKTFPGFSPDALAFLRALKRNNRREWFQPRKEKYEALIKEPMLELVSALNEEFARFAPQYVTPPQKAVYRIYRDTRFSKDKTPYKTHISAIFPRHTAVKREGAVFYFHFTDKEVLVFGGVWAPERDELLAYRALLRDHYEEFNQILRDKKLKRALGGLQGGQLTRMPKGFPVDHPAEALLRHRQWHLVADLDIKLLTTRKLVPELARHFELMAPFVEFLNRPFVHKQKPRKMLFTGF
- the thrS gene encoding threonine--tRNA ligase, with protein sequence MSQTMIQVTLPDGSKKEVPKGTTPLDIAKSIGTRLADAALVSKIKPSAVSHQHSAPDQAGASGPPSPDDAKSPASMHAQTSKDGWQFADLTKPLEEDVELRLLTDRDPEALEVFRHSSAHVLATAVLELFPETKLGHGPPTESGFFYDFYRPTPFTPEDLEKIEQRMAQVVQRDEKFEREYIPREEGLDRFRAEGDFMKVHFIEQFTKPGEPISTYRNGKFVDFCRGPHVPSTGRIKAFKLTSIAGAYWLGDEKNPQLQRIYGTSFFNKKDLEQHLTAIEEAKKRDHRLLGQQLDLFSIQELAGPGLIFWHPKGGLIRKEMEDWMRNEYLARGYHLVYTPHVFRVNLWQTSGHEGYYAQNMFTPMKLDDADYRMKPMNCPGHILIYKDTLRSYRDLPQRYGELGTVYRYERSGVMHGLLRVRGFTQDDAHIFCTPEQIEGEIVGCIEFALAVLKTFGFTEFHVELSTWDPKDKKSFVGGDDNWNLATNSLEKVLKDLKIPYKTIPGEAAFYGPKIDVKLVDAIGRLWQLSTVQFDFNLPERFGLEYVAEDGSRKQPLMVHRALFGSVERFFGVLIEHYAGAFPVWLSPVQVAVIPISEKHTAYAQKVTQQLKDAGVRVHLDDRNEKMNAKVREQTMQKVPFLLVVGEKEAEAGTVNVRVRGQQQPEGTVPAAQFVERVKKLIAEKAVSLT